The Caldicellulosiruptor obsidiansis OB47 genome segment CAGTGAAAAATTCTTAATCAGATAATCCATATCAAATATTTCTTTATCCTCTGGTGGTGACCAGCCAAGCAATGCCAAAAAGTTTATAAGCCCTTCTTTTAAATACCCTTGTTCTTTGTACTGTTCAACCCAAGTAGAACCATGGCGCTTTGACATCTTTGTTCTGTCTTTCCCTAAAATCAAAGACACATGAGCAAACTGCGGAAGATTGAAGTCAAGAGCATTGTAAATTAGAATCTGGCGCGGAGTGTTTGAAAGATGCTCCTCACCTCTTATAACATGCGAAATCTTCATCAAATGGTCGTCTATTACAACTGCAAAGTTGTATGTTGGAATTCCATCAGACTTGACAATTACAAAGTCGCCTATATCATCTGACATAAACTCTACATCTCCACGCACAAGGTCATGAACAATTATCTTAACACCTTCTGGCACTTTAAACCTGACGGTTGGTTTTCTCCCCTCCTGCTCAAATCTTCTTTTTTGCTCTTCTGTTAAATTCCTGCACTTGCCAAGATATCTTGGCATCTGTCCCTGACTCAGAAGCTGCTGACGCTGAGCCTCAAGTTCTTCTTCACTGCAGTAGCAATGATATGCATATCCTTTTTCAAATAAGACGTCAACATATTTTTTGTAAATGTCCACTCTTTCTGTTGATCTATAAGGTCCATGAGGTCCTCCTACCTCAACTCCTTCGTCCCACTCAATCCCAAGCCATCTCAAGCTTTCGATGATAACCTTTTCAGACTCAATAGATGATCTTTCTAGATCTGTATCTTCTATCCTTAATATAAACTTTCCACCATATCTTTTGGCAAAAAGGTAGTTGAAAAGTGCTGTTCTTGCACCTCCTATGTGAAGATGCCCTGTTGGACTTGGTGCAAATCTTGTTCTGACTTCCACTTCTTTCAGTCCTTTCTTCTGGAATTTTATAAATTATTCTCTATCTTAACAAGTGACTTATTCTTAAAGATAAAAACATATTCTCTTTTTAAAAGTATAAACTTTGAAAAATTTGTAGTCAATCTAAAAATAAAAGAGATGAATATTAGAAGAGGGATGTTCTGAGTTTATCAATTACAGCTTTAAACATATCATCAACAACAGTATTGTACTCAACAACAAATGATTTTGTTTCACCATTTACAACCCCGCCTATTTTTATCCATGAATATAATAATATAGAACCATTTTCAATATAACTTATATTTTGAATAGGATACAAAACAGCTTCCACTTTATTTTTTACCCTCTCAAAAAATATAACCTTGTCAGCGTATAACAATATTAACTTCTCATTTGTTCTTTTGCTACCCCATCTATCAGCAGGGGCACATATGCCTATTAAAAAAGAATCTAAATATGTTCAATTAAAGCATTCAGGACACACATATCTCATCTTTCTTCATTCCTTAAAACCCAAAAGTTTTTTTAGGAATCTATTTTCTGCTTCACAGCCATTTAAACTCATTTCAAGTAACTTATTTTCTTTTTCTAATTGAAAATTTTTAAATTTAATAACTGAATACTGTGAAGAAAGCATAAGAAGTTGCCTTCTTAAATCATCTTCTTCAGAATTACTTTGTTGTAATTGATATGCCTTTATCCCCATTTCAAAAATAGCACGATAAGCATCCTCTTCGGTGTACGAATCTTTTTCAAAATCTTTTATCAACTCTTTAATCTCTTCTAAGCTTTCTTCACTAATCTCAAAAGAAATTCTAACCATAATAAACACCTCAATTTAGTTAATGTTTTATATTGTTAAATCGAAAATAATTTGAGAGATTTTTTCCTTTAATTTTGTAATTTTCTCCAACACCTTTTGATTGGATTGCATCTTCTTTTCCAGCTCACTTTGGCTCTTATTAAAATCTTCTTTAGAATTTCTCAAAAGCTCGGTTATAATGCCACAAACCTGGGATATTTTTTCCTCCATATCAATCTTAAAAGCATCAAAACTTTCTTCCATTCTTCTTAGAAAATCATACCTGATTCTACCGATATTCCTATCAACATCAATTTCAACCCTGTCAAGCACTCTCTTTAAAATAATCCTTTGAGCAAGTTTTTTGGGCAAAAGATAAGTAAAGTATACAGGATCAATCTCCAATGCCCCAACTTCGTAGCCTATTTTGTAAGTAAATTTACTTTGTGCCACAAGCCTTTGCAAACCTTCATAGTATTCTATATCAATAGAAAAGAGCTGTCTTGCCCTTTCCTTGATACTATTTATTACCTCATTTATTTTCTCACAATACCTCGACAAAAGGGCTGAATACTTATTTTCGATTTGTTTTTCAAGATCACTTTTCAACAGCTCAAACTCTTCTACAATAGCCTTCTCAAGATATTTCTCAAGCTGCTCTTTTTGCTCAATTTTTTTAAGTCTTGCAATTGATGGATAATAATCATCTATCTTTTTAGTTATCTTAACTACAAGTTCCTTCTTTATTTTCTCCATCTCGTCATCAAAACTTTGTAAAATATCATTCATCTCAATTTTAAATAGCTTATAAATTTCAATCTTGTTTTGATTTACCTTATCCAAAAACTCACTAAATTTTTCTATATTTTCTTCAAGTTGTTTTATTGGCATAAGCTTGAGTTTCAAATCATTTTCTAAAAACGCTTTGCAAACTCCCAAAAAAACATCTAAACTTTTTAGGTTGCTCAAGATTTTTACTTTTTCCTTCTCTTCCTTTAAAAATTGTTTTAATTCTTCCTCAAAACTCTTTATGTAACTTTTTCTAATTATTTCTTCATTTTTAGATATCTTGCCTTCAAGTGCCATCTTTGCTGAAAGAGGAAAGATATTTATATTTTCTTTCTTTGTAATATCCTTGATTACATTAGTTGTAAAATTCACTATCTCTTCTATTTCATTTTTGCTCGTCAAATCAGATTTGTTAATTACAAAGAATATTTTGTGTACATTTTCAGCAATCTTAAGTAGAAACTGTTTTTCAATTTCAGTAATTGGTGGGTCAACAGATAGTACAAACACAACTGCATCTGACCTGTCAATAAATTTGTATGTCACATCTGTATTGTGCTGATACACAGAACCAATTCCCGGTGTATCAACAATCACAACATCTTTATTCAAAAAATCAAACGGATATCCTATCTCAATTGTATCCACACCTTTTTGATTCTTAGGATTCCCTTTTTCTGTGCAATATAGATCAAGCTCATCGACTGGAATTTCTTTTTTTACACCACTTTCAAAAATTACATTCACTTTAACCTCAGGACTGTAATAAATCTTTGTTATTACTGAGGTCAAGGGAAGAACCCCGGTCGGTAGTAAATTTGCACCAAGCATGTAATTTATAAGCGTCGATTTTCCCCTTTTAAACTGACCCAATACAACCAGATAAAGTGCATCCTTTTCAATCTTTTCCTTAATATTTCCTGCTAACTTCTTAATAGATTCTGAATCAATTTCATTTGAAATCTCTTGGACTTGCTCAGTAAAGTTTCTAATCATATCTTGCACAACATTATATTCTATAGTCCTCATCCTAAATCACCTCATTTTATCACCATCACAGAACAATGTGCGTGTCTTACAATGTTTTCAGCAACATTTCCAACAATATACCTTGCAACACCGCTTCTCCCTCTCTGCCCAACAATGATAAGGTCTGCCTTGATACTCTCTGCAAAGCTTACAACACCATTTGCAGGATGTCCTGGAACAATTGTACAGTTTATTTCAATTCCTTCACTTTTTGCCCTCTCTATTGCCTGCTGCTGTATTTTTTCATAATACTGACGTGCATCATTTAGTATACCGTTCAGTTCATCTTTTGTCTCCACAAAATCAGGTATATGCGCAACAGAAACAATGTGTATACTTGATTCGAACATCTTTGCAAGCTCAAGCGCTACCTCAAAGCCTTTTTTAGAATGTTCAGACCCATCATACGCAACAACAATCTTTTTATACATTGTTCTAAACCCCCTTATCATTTACTTCTTCATTATTCTGAGGATTGAAAAACTTTTGAGCTATCATTGTTGGCACAACCGCACTCAATATTACAGCAGACACTAAAATAGAATACTGACTTTGAGTTATTATCCCCTTGTTCAAACCAAATAGCGCTGAAATTGTACCAAAAGTTAAACCTGTTGACATCAAAAGGGTTGTATAAATCCCTTCTTTCTTTCTGTACTTGAACATTACTGTAAATGGCCTTACACCTATATATTTTGCAATCATCTTGACAATCAGAAAAGCCAAAACTATCCAGATATAATTGATAACACCAAATGTTACCTTGCTACCAGCTTTTAGAAAGTAAAAAGGAGTAAAAAGTCCAAATACCATGGCTCTGAGCCTGTAGAGAAGATCTTTTTGTTTTGCGAAAAATGGTGACATTGCAAGTCCCAAGATGTAAGCAGGCAGTACTGCTTCCATATTAGAAAGATTTGCTATTCCTCCGCAAAGCAGTATTAGTAAAAATAGATATTTTAATTCAAGTTGATATGTTCTATTTCCAAACTTGTTAAAGAAAGGTTCTGTGTACTTGTTTGCTACAATTGTGGCTATTATCATAACAATTATAAACACCAGTATCCACCAGTTGTAATTAGCAAATAAAAATCCAAGCATTAAAACTGTTCCGAGGTCATTTATAAAACATGCTGCCAGAATAACCTTGCCAAGCTCTGTTGTGTTGAGACCTGTCTCTATCATCACAGCATACACAACTGCAACAGATGTGGTTGAAAGTGCAATTCCTGCAATCTGAGCTGCTCTCATATCCCAGTGGAAAATCCAAAATGCCGCTCCCCATGCAAACAAAAAAGGCATCAAAAATGCAAAGATTCCTATCAACATGCTCTCTTTGAACTTGTTTTTTAAAACATCATAATCAATCTCTGCTCCTGATAAAAATGTCAATATGATGCTTCCCATACCAGCTAAAAAATCAATCCACTGATTTGTGTTAAGGTGCAGCAGATTCCCTGCAAGAAACCCAACAACTATCTCTACAAGTGATATGGAAATACCAGAAAAGTAAGCTAAAAATCCTGCAAACAGAGCTATTGCCATCCACTTCGAAAACTCCAGCCACATCAAAATCCCCCCTGTAGTTATTTGAAAAGTGGTTGAAATTGACTAATCTTCAGAACCTGCAACAAACCTGACTGCCATGTGCCATGACTTTACTTCTTCAGAAGTGTAGTTTTCATGAATGTTTCGGTAATCATTCTTTTCCTTTATTTTCTCAAGATGAGTTATTATCTCATCAATTTTTCTTTTAACAATAGATAGAAGTTCATTTTTTGTTGAAGACGAAGTCATTTTTTCTAAAACCTGATCAAGATGTCTTTGACATATAAATCCTTTTTCTGCAAATGCTACTTTAAACTTAGGTTGAGTTTTAAAGTAGTGAGAAAATGCTCTTGTATAAGTGTCTTCAAAATTCTGTTCTTTTTCGCAAAATACGCAAATATTTTGTTCTTGATTTTTCTTTTTACGAGGTAAAATATCTACTCTATGATTGTTTTTGAAACTATTTAGCAAATCTGAATATATAATAGCATGAGCAAGCACATCTCCAAACGACTCTAATTTTCTTGCATGAGATGAGCATATTCCTCCTTTTCTGATTCTGTCACGCAGACTATAGTCGTTTACAGACTCATAAAGAAAATCATCAAAGAATTTGTTCATTGCCTTATTTTTTAGATGGCAAATTATACACCTGTCCTCTTTCATATTTTCTATCATCTCAAAATACACAATATCCAAAGTACATCCCCCCTATCTTTGAAAAAGTTCAAACTCTTTTAAAAAAGCAAAAAACTCCTGCCCGCACTTTATACGGACAGGAGTTATCAGCCAACAAGGGTATTCCCCGTGGCATTTTAAGGCGAACTCCATCGCCTCTATATTAACTTTTAAGTTCTGTGCATAATTTCGTAGACCCTTCGGAACAAAACGTATAAGTATATTTTAACAAAAATTTTTATACATTTCAATAGACTTGCTAAAACTTCTAACTATATCAGGTTTCCCTGCTAAAAAATAACTTTTGTCTTCTTTATATTACAAAACAACCAGAGCCTCCTTGCACAAAACAGCAAAGAGGCTCTTTAAAAAACATTTGACTCACTTGCCCCAAGGTCTATTCCCCCCAGCAGTGCAAATGATACATTTTGAACCTTGTCGGAGCTGATGTTTTCAATCCTGAAAATTTCTTTGCCAATTCTGACTGCCTTTGGTGGATACATCTCTTTGATTTCCCTTCCCACCATCAGGCTTACAACCTGGTCAGGATTTGTCTTTTCTGTATTTAGTGTTGAGATGTATCTGCCATCACGAAGATTTTTCAGAAAGTCTTCCTATGTATATATTCTCAGCAACAGTAAGATGAGGGCAGAGCGCAAGCTCCTGGTGAACTATGCTAATTCCAAGATTTTGAGCATCTCTCGGAGACCTTATTTTGACCTTTTTACCCTCAAGGTATATCTCGCCTTTGTCTGGAAGAAGGCTTCCTGAAATAATGTTTATCAAAGTTGACTTACCAGCTCCGTTTTCACCAACTATTGCATGTATCTCTGCCTTGTTTACTGAAAATGAAACATCAGAAAGTGCCACAGTGCATGGAAAAATTTTTGTAATTCCATTTAACCTTAAAAGTTCGCTATCAGTGGAGCTTTTCATGCAAATCTCAATCCAATACTTTCAAAATCTCTTGGAATATTTACTGTACATCAGGAGCTTTTATATTTCCCTCACCTTTCTGTTGCTGAAAACATCTTTATTGACAATAAACCGAAAAATAAACTTGGTTTTGTAAGCTATAAAACTATGATAAAACAGGCATCAGAAATCTTAAGTAAAATGGGAGTTTATATAAACCCTGAAACACTCTGTAAAAACCTTGGGCTTTCTCAGCTTCAGATAATTGAAATTTGTAGAGCACTTGTTCAAAATGCAAAGGTTTTGATATTTGATGAGCCAACGGCAGGGCTCACAACATATGAGATAGAAAATCTTTTTAAAATAATAAAAGAGCTAAAAGAAAAAGGAATTGTAATAATATTTGTGACAAACATGGTTGAAGAAGCTCTATCTATCGCAGACAGGGTAACAATCCTGCGCGACGGTGAGGTTTATAACATCATAAATGAGCTTGCAAGAATTGGCTGTGCTATTATTTTCATCTCTTCTGACTTTTCAGAGCTGATTGGTATGTGCGACAGGATTTTGGTACTTCACAAAGGCAAAACAGCCGGGGAGTTTTCTAAAAGGGAGATGGATTATGATAAAATTTTAAAGACAGCAATGGGAATATAAAAAAAGATGGCATCTGCCATCTGAATACTGAAAATTTTATTGTTTCTAGTCTGAACAGTCATTTGAAGAAACAATATTTGATTTTCCTCTAAACTTTTCACTTTTCTTATCTGTGTCAAAATCCTTAATTAATTCAAGTTTTTTGACAAGTATTTGTTGTTTCTGGATAAGTCTTTCGAGTATTTCAGCAACTGATTTTTGTAAAGCAATAATTTTCTCGAAATCATCAGGTTTGGAAAGTTGATGTGAATCAACAATTTTTTTAATCTTCTCAGCTTCTGCATCTATAAGGTTTGCAATTGCTATCTCTTCTTTTGCAACAGAGGTCAGTACTTCATTTACCGCATTCTCTCTTGGATTATCACCATGCACTGACATACTACATTACCTCTCAAACTATGGTTATATATAAATCATAATATGAAACACAGGCTTTAAATGTTAATAGTCTTCTCACTTTTCTGCTCTTAATTTTCAATTTCAAAAACCTCACCTTCCCAGTTTCTCAAAACTACTTTGTCTTTCCCAACATAAAGCAAATAATTGGGCAAAATTGGTGTTTTCCCTTTGCCTTTTGGGGCATTTACTATATACGTGGGAACTGCCATCCCTGATGTTCTTCCGCGCAAACTTTCGATTATTTCTATACCTTCTTCAATTGCCACCCAGAAATGCGATGTTCCTTTTACTCTTTTTGGATGAAAGATATAATATGGTTTTACCCTAATTTTCAAAAGTTCTTGGTTAAGTTTTCGAACAATGTACTTGTCGTTGTTGACTCCATTTAACAAAACCATTTGATTGCCAAGCGGCACTCCAGCGTCTGAGAGCATCTCACAGGCTTTTTTCGATTCTTTTGTTATCTCACGCGGATGGTTAAAGTGGGTGTTTATATAAATAGGATGATACTTCTTTAGCATATCAACAAGCTCTTTTGTAATCCTCTGTGGCAACGTTACAGGTGCCCTTGTTCCAATTCTGATTATTTCAACATGAGGTATTTGCCTGAGTGATCTTAAAATCCACTCCAAAATCTCATCAGAAAGCAACAAGGCATCGCCACCTGTAATTAGAACATCTCGAATGTGAGGGTTTTTTGCCACATACTCTATTGCATCTGTAATATCGTCTAAGGATGCATGTGTGTCAGTCTCGCCAATGAGCCTTCTTCGCTGGCAAAATCTACAAAACATCCCACATATATTTGTCACCTTTATTATAAGCCTGTCTGGGTATC includes the following:
- the gltX gene encoding glutamate--tRNA ligase; translated protein: MEVRTRFAPSPTGHLHIGGARTALFNYLFAKRYGGKFILRIEDTDLERSSIESEKVIIESLRWLGIEWDEGVEVGGPHGPYRSTERVDIYKKYVDVLFEKGYAYHCYCSEEELEAQRQQLLSQGQMPRYLGKCRNLTEEQKRRFEQEGRKPTVRFKVPEGVKIIVHDLVRGDVEFMSDDIGDFVIVKSDGIPTYNFAVVIDDHLMKISHVIRGEEHLSNTPRQILIYNALDFNLPQFAHVSLILGKDRTKMSKRHGSTWVEQYKEQGYLKEGLINFLALLGWSPPEDKEIFDMDYLIKNFSLDRVSKNPAIFDIDKLNYINSQHIKLKSLDELTQMCIPYLIEAGYVTQKDAEEKFEWLKKIVKSVYEGLDYLSQIKDKVDIFFNNEVKIEEDEAKEVLKWEHVKHLISVFEDKIKNVENLNSDSIKMLFKEIQKETGYKGKNLFMPIRVVLTGKTHGPELVEIIEIVGKENILKRLEFFKTWYN
- a CDS encoding dynamin family protein, encoding MRTIEYNVVQDMIRNFTEQVQEISNEIDSESIKKLAGNIKEKIEKDALYLVVLGQFKRGKSTLINYMLGANLLPTGVLPLTSVITKIYYSPEVKVNVIFESGVKKEIPVDELDLYCTEKGNPKNQKGVDTIEIGYPFDFLNKDVVIVDTPGIGSVYQHNTDVTYKFIDRSDAVVFVLSVDPPITEIEKQFLLKIAENVHKIFFVINKSDLTSKNEIEEIVNFTTNVIKDITKKENINIFPLSAKMALEGKISKNEEIIRKSYIKSFEEELKQFLKEEKEKVKILSNLKSLDVFLGVCKAFLENDLKLKLMPIKQLEENIEKFSEFLDKVNQNKIEIYKLFKIEMNDILQSFDDEMEKIKKELVVKITKKIDDYYPSIARLKKIEQKEQLEKYLEKAIVEEFELLKSDLEKQIENKYSALLSRYCEKINEVINSIKERARQLFSIDIEYYEGLQRLVAQSKFTYKIGYEVGALEIDPVYFTYLLPKKLAQRIILKRVLDRVEIDVDRNIGRIRYDFLRRMEESFDAFKIDMEEKISQVCGIITELLRNSKEDFNKSQSELEKKMQSNQKVLEKITKLKEKISQIIFDLTI
- a CDS encoding universal stress protein, whose protein sequence is MYKKIVVAYDGSEHSKKGFEVALELAKMFESSIHIVSVAHIPDFVETKDELNGILNDARQYYEKIQQQAIERAKSEGIEINCTIVPGHPANGVVSFAESIKADLIIVGQRGRSGVARYIVGNVAENIVRHAHCSVMVIK
- a CDS encoding cation:proton antiporter, translating into MWLEFSKWMAIALFAGFLAYFSGISISLVEIVVGFLAGNLLHLNTNQWIDFLAGMGSIILTFLSGAEIDYDVLKNKFKESMLIGIFAFLMPFLFAWGAAFWIFHWDMRAAQIAGIALSTTSVAVVYAVMIETGLNTTELGKVILAACFINDLGTVLMLGFLFANYNWWILVFIIVMIIATIVANKYTEPFFNKFGNRTYQLELKYLFLLILLCGGIANLSNMEAVLPAYILGLAMSPFFAKQKDLLYRLRAMVFGLFTPFYFLKAGSKVTFGVINYIWIVLAFLIVKMIAKYIGVRPFTVMFKYRKKEGIYTTLLMSTGLTFGTISALFGLNKGIITQSQYSILVSAVILSAVVPTMIAQKFFNPQNNEEVNDKGV
- a CDS encoding DUF6062 family protein, coding for MYFEMIENMKEDRCIICHLKNKAMNKFFDDFLYESVNDYSLRDRIRKGGICSSHARKLESFGDVLAHAIIYSDLLNSFKNNHRVDILPRKKKNQEQNICVFCEKEQNFEDTYTRAFSHYFKTQPKFKVAFAEKGFICQRHLDQVLEKMTSSSTKNELLSIVKRKIDEIITHLEKIKEKNDYRNIHENYTSEEVKSWHMAVRFVAGSED
- a CDS encoding ATP-binding cassette domain-containing protein, with product MKSSTDSELLRLNGITKIFPCTVALSDVSFSVNKAEIHAIVGENGAGKSTLINIISGSLLPDKGEIYLEGKKVKIRSPRDAQNLGISIVHQELALCPHLTVAENIYIGRLSEKSS
- a CDS encoding ATP-binding cassette domain-containing protein; the protein is MFTVHQELLYFPHLSVAENIFIDNKPKNKLGFVSYKTMIKQASEILSKMGVYINPETLCKNLGLSQLQIIEICRALVQNAKVLIFDEPTAGLTTYEIENLFKIIKELKEKGIVIIFVTNMVEEALSIADRVTILRDGEVYNIINELARIGCAIIFISSDFSELIGMCDRILVLHKGKTAGEFSKREMDYDKILKTAMGI
- the eam gene encoding glutamate 2,3-aminomutase produces the protein MEKLNVINTNERFEKLKEAIKDYLEVRDTIKTGIEDEERIEYQKRKILSYFRASEKDWGNYKWQLKNMITSAKILKELLNLDEKEAQQIEEVAKVYRFAISPYYLSLIDPDDPSCPIKKQSVPSSLELIEKGELDPMDEEHTSPTKIVTQRYPDRLIIKVTNICGMFCRFCQRRRLIGETDTHASLDDITDAIEYVAKNPHIRDVLITGGDALLLSDEILEWILRSLRQIPHVEIIRIGTRAPVTLPQRITKELVDMLKKYHPIYINTHFNHPREITKESKKACEMLSDAGVPLGNQMVLLNGVNNDKYIVRKLNQELLKIRVKPYYIFHPKRVKGTSHFWVAIEEGIEIIESLRGRTSGMAVPTYIVNAPKGKGKTPILPNYLLYVGKDKVVLRNWEGEVFEIEN